The Arachis duranensis cultivar V14167 chromosome 9, aradu.V14167.gnm2.J7QH, whole genome shotgun sequence genomic sequence AGCTTGAATACCTTAGAATGGAGGCATATGAGAATGCTCAGATTTACAAGGAGAAGACAAAGGCATTTCATGATCACCATATCCGGAAGAAGGATTTTCAAGAAGGTGACGAAGCTCTCCTCTACAACTCGAGGCTCAGATTCATGCCTAGAAAGCTCCGTTCAAGATGGGAAGGACCCTTCAAGGTGAAGGAGGTAAAGCCCTATGGTGTGGTAGAACTATTTGACCCTCAAAGTGAGGCAACTTTCAAGGTAAATGGCCATAGAGTGAAGAAATACCATGGCAATAAATCACCAACGAAAGTGGAGGTGCTTCTACTTGAGGATGCACCAAAAGGAAAGGAAGCTTAAGCTCATGatcgtccaacttaaggacgttaaagaaaagtgctaggtgggagacaccgcACCATGGTAAGATCTTCCTTGTGTATACTCTCTTACTTCTAGCTTTGGATTCTTTgtgaattttgtgtttcttgatgTGAGTTTGTCTAGATATGCTAgcttttgttgattttgttagACTATTGTGGTATTCATTATGATTTCATTAATCTTGGCAAATTTTGTTAAATTGGTTGTGTTGAAGAAAATGCTTCATTTTGAATATTGTATGAATTTGTGAGTGTTTTCATGACCTATCTAGCTGAATGAATGCCAAGAATGTGTTAAAATGCCTTTCTCTATgttgtaaacaaaaaaaaagtggtCACCCAAGCGCAAGCGTTGGCGACGCATACGCGCCGATATGTCTACGCCATTCCTGGTACATTAAACTGAGAGTTGTTCGGGACCTGGGCAAAAACTGTGTTGGGAGTACAAGGGCtgcccacgcgtacgtgtcattgACGCCTACGCGTCCCTAAATTTTTGGCCcacccatgcgtgcgcgtcgattgcgCTGCTGCAACTCTCCATACATTTTCCCAAGTGTTACGCTAATGCGTGAACACTATGCTGGGAGCGTGAGTCTTACCCACACGTACGCGCAAGTCACATGTACGCGTCGTTTTGCCCTCCTActcatccacgcgtgtgcgccCAAGACGCATACGCATAGATATCCCTGCAGCCAATTCTTGGTACTtgaacccgagagttgtgcgaagTTCATGCTGCCACTGTGCGAAACGTGCAATTGcttccacgcgtgcacgtccaCCGACGCATATGAATCCCTTCCTCATCTCCTGCCCACGCGTGCATATGGGTGACGTTCACGCGTCCCTTCTCTTTCTCACccatccacgtgtacgcgtgtaCTGCGCGCACGTGCCGATTGCATGACACAATTAAAGCACCTGCGCACCctgttttcttttcctttgtcattcttcttcctccattccttcccctttctttttcatcCTCTCTCACCACCTATCTTCGCCCACAACCACCGGTGACCACCACCTCCGGTGGtcccactttctctctcctctttctttctctctcctttcttctccctctcttctcctcttctcACTTGCACCTTACCttaccttctccttctcctctcaAGGTTCTAttcttcctccttctcttctttctttgtttagTTTCTTTTCCTCTTGGTTGCGTTTATTTactctcttttatttcttttagttgcactatgtttaatttgttcttgtttatttgctttctttctttttctatttttcatgggTGTTGAATTTAGACTTATCTCTTGCATTTATGGGATATCATGATATATTTTGACTTCTTTTTTATATGTGGTGATGTTTGTTGATTTGTATTGCATTTATGGGGTGCTACATTGCTAAATTTCCTCCATTTGCTTCTCGTTTGAGGGTTGCATACCAAGTGTTCGACGAAAAGCACCAATGAGTTCTTGTTTAGAATTTAACACTATGTTTTCAACTTGGTGCTCTTCTCATTACACTTGCTTACCTTTATGTGCATTGAGCCTATTGTTCTTCATATTTTCCATTCTCATGCTCATTAAATATGACTTGCTTCTTTGTGGCATATTGCAAGACTACTAATTCCACTCTTCTCTATTGCAAGACTATTAGGTATATGACTTACTTGTGCTTATTGCCCTTCTTGCATATGCTACTTTGTATTGATGCTTGAGCTTATTCTTCTCATGCCTTTTACTTGCATGCTTATATCACTCTTGCATCACGGAGATCTCCACATCCACCTTAAACTTAAGTGAAGATAGCATTCACGAACGGGATAGTGGAAGTTCCAAACCCGATCGCCCCTTGCGCCTTGCTAGTAGCACAGAGGACCGTGCTAattcttaagtgtggggaggtcgttcgaccgatctccGTAGGTAATAATCTCCTCCTTTCAACATTTATGGACTTCAATTCTCTTTTGTTTCATTAATTAGGACACATTGcatgtttagttagtttttacttTTGAACACTTTTGCATGGTAgtttttcttattaggactacttggttaggacaattatctcttttccaagaaactgtgtCTTTGGGGCACCCtaccatttttgaaaaatttttttatggtaaACTTGCTTGAAAAATGTATTTCGGAACATGgttgttgagttaagaacacaagcatgtgagtgtTGAGCccattgtgtggttacatcttataaccacttattttcattcttgtgtgcatcgttctccttctatgattgtaatccttgcTTTGTCTGATTCTATATATCCATTATTTTCTGTATACATGCATGTACATGATTGAGACCATCAATTcaaatagctcacttacccaaatagccttaccttttatcttccattgttagccaactttgagcctatgcttaacccatttattcttaattttagcacattacaagctttaagagaaaaataatacatgtcccttgtttggatctttgattagcttaagctagtgagagtgcttatcATTCAAGTTTGGGAGAGTTGGGAACATTAGTTGGGATGAaagtgtatttttatattttgtcaaaattttgggaattgggtacatactcatggaTTAAATGATTGAACCACATGCATTGGAACTATTGTACATAATACctcaaaagagaaaaagaaaaagaaacagaaaagtgaaagaaacaaaaatatagaaaaagaaagcaacaaaaaagggataaaaatgccccaaagtaaggtaacaataacaatgcatatggaatgtgaattaaagagaatgcatgagtatgtgaaagagTGGAAATCATGGGTAGCTAGGTTATGTATTAGAATTACATAGGTCATTGTATGTGTTTAGTGAGAGcataagttaatcaaagattcgaatttcaagctcacttgaccatatacaTCCTCATCTtcaccctagccccattacaacctatgaataagacctcatgatacttgtatgcatgcattgaataattgttgattgttagatgaaagaaaaatcttggaaagcatgattagaggaggatTGAGTGACGAACCCTATACACGTGAgcgaatagagcggatacacttccggtgagggttcgatgttcaactctttgttcccggctttcacaaGCGTTCATCTTGCAAGTTATATGCGCCTCATTTTGATGCTTGAATTGGTAGAATTCATGGACTATTATGTCACCTTAGCCCTAGATGCTCATATATGTTCTTGGAGGATTGATTCACCCttgaccaagtagatagaaGCACTTGAGTTAGTTGTATCCACTTAGGAAAATTGCATTTCATAAACCTCTTTCTCCTATGTCCTTtggccttttttatttttagcatgaggacatgcttggtttaagtgtggagaggtttgataaaccccaattttgtggtttatcttgtgttgattttaggggattttgtCAATACTTTCCgcacttatccatataaaatgcATGGTTTTATGCTTTATTCCTTATTTTGTCTcgtgattgaaaacatgcttatttgaCCCTAAAAATGCTATATTTTAATCTCTTCTAtcaccattcgatgtcgtgatgtatttgttaagtgatttcagagtttacAGGGAAAGATTGGTCTAGAAGATGGAAAGGGAGCATGCATTAGTGGAAGGAACATGAAAAATGGAGCTTTGGGGAAGTGccactgacgcgcacgcgtgacgtTCAGCTTGGCGCGCTCAAATCGACGCATTCGCGTACATTGAAGAAAATTTCATCGACGCTCACGCGTGCCTTTTGCGTACGCGTAGATTGCAAAttcagcgacgcgcacgcgtgacgttcagcacgtgacctcattaaagaaCTCATGGCTGGTGATTTATGAGGCtttccaggcccaaatccaagctGATTCTGCATGGAAAAGACCCAAGGAACCAGGGGGAAAGAGGGGGGGTCATTCATTACACACTTAGACACAATTTTAGCTagttttttgttcttgttcttctaaAGAGTGAAACCCTTATTCCTCTCTAAATCTAGTTTGATTTGATCTTCCAttgttgaaattctgaattGGGTTTTATTAAATTCTAGTTTTGATTACTTAATTGGAATTTCCTAGTATAATTTTACTtagatcttgtgttgaattCATGTTATCTTATTACTTTCCAATTTCTTCTCACTTTATGAATTTTGTGGATCTTGAATCTCTGTGAATACATTGAGGTTTTCCATGATTATTAGTGTTGTTTGAGTTGTTCTCCattgataattgttagtggGTACTTATAATttccaatttatttttaaatttgaatatgtCTTTTCTTAGTGCattttatgtgtttgatgaaatgtttcatttgattatggagtagttttcttcactcttggcctaggctaagggaattgggTAAACTTGAGTTATTGGGTCTAATTGATTTGGTGATTTGAGGACCCTTGGTGGTCAAGTTGATATCCATTGACACTAATCTACTACTAAGCCAGTTGGTGGTTGGATGGGGACTTATGAGTTGAGATTGATCAAGCCACTTGATGTACCTCAAGCTTAGGAGTAGATATTACATACTTAAAGCTTTTGGAGGTAGACTTAGTGAGtttggttcctcataattgtcaagatataATTGTGGACGAGGATGGTGATCCCAATTCCTATGCTTAGCCAAGAGttccttttattattcatatttgaaaaccaAAAATCTTAATTGCTTGATTATTGTCTTAATTAATTGCTTAGTTCTAGAGTAGAGTTAGATTATATATTCTCTTGTTAGATTGAAATTGCTCACACCTTGCTTTAGTTATTTGActtagtttcttgcactttaagattcattGCATATTAAGTCtagtagtttaaattttttatcatgaCTTCtattctgagggttacctgaaactgaaggtcgatctcggacgagatctggTGTGCTGTTCGGTGCTGCTGTGTCCGATCTAGTGGAGTTGGAGATCACCGGAGGAtgatggtacctgcaagagactctgatgcttaagttagcacgttctttaggcaggttttttgtgtagaatcagagtatgagttatacctaggtgcttcagtgtatttatagtagtgtggaGTGTCTTtttaagataagttagttatcttatctttatctttgaggGAAGTTGTCCTATCTTTTTAGGATAACTGCCTTTAGGTTGGGCTTCGTTTCCTTCGTTTGGGCCTGCTTGGACCTCTATGGCGATTTGGCCAAACACTTTTAAGGAGAGGTCGGTGTCGATCCAACCTTAAGAGGTTGGTTGCTCTTGTCTTTGGTCAACCCAGATCgtatagctcgacccagggtatgaacagtgcccctgcctgAGTTCGATCTTTCCCCTGAGGTCGTGTCTTTAGACTTCGACCCCTTTAAGGAAGTCGTGCTCGAGCATTTGCCTTTTGGTCGATCTCTTGTATAACTCCTGTTGGGATTGCTTCTGCTTGAATGCAGCGTGTTTTTAATTGTAGCGCGCGTTGCGCTTTCTTGGGAATGTGCGAGGGTTTTAAAGGCTCACTTAATTTCCCTTTGCcgtttctttttccttctttgtgcttcattttgaaaattgaaaaaagggCTCTTGCTTTTCAGTTTTCTTTACTTTCATCCATTTCATTTGCTCCGTGAAAACCTCCTTCTTCATTCGTCCTTTGCTTTCGCCAGAAAGAGGAAGCCTCCTTCGCTCTGTTCCTTCGAATCTCACTTCTTCTTTGGAAAGATCACCCTTTTGCCACAGTTTTGCCcaagcttttttttctttgatgctTTGGAGCTTTGGTCGGATCCTTCGTGCTTCTTCGCTACGCCTTCACCGTAACTTCTCATCTTG encodes the following:
- the LOC107465582 gene encoding uncharacterized protein LOC107465582, with the translated sequence MDITKAGINRKLQLQELEYLRMEAYENAQIYKEKTKAFHDHHIRKKDFQEGDEALLYNSRLRFMPRKLRSRWEGPFKVKEVKPYGVVELFDPQSEATFKVNGHRVKKYHGNKSPTKVEVLLLEDAPKGKEA